Part of the Cuniculiplasma divulgatum genome, TCTGGCCTATTCAGAAGAATATTTACCTGGAAAAAACACACTTGAGGAAAACTCAAGAATAATTTCTGCTACCTCTGGAGAAGTTAAGAAGAATGATAAAGAGCTTGTTGCCAGCGTAGATAATGGAATAAAGAGAATTCTACCGAGGATTGAAGATATTGTCTATGGTAAAATAATGAAAAATGATTCAAGACAGGTTTCAATCCAGATTGTGGGAATAGAACAAAATGGAATACTTGAAAATTATATGGCAGACGGATACATCAGAAACATGCAGGACTACAAAAAGGAAGATAGAAGAGCTCAGACCGTTCATATAGGAGATCTAATAAGAGGAAAAGTGATCAGGGTAGGTCAAAACCTAGAAATAACCCTAAATGGAAACAGACTTGGTGTTCTTAAATCTAGATGCTCGAGATGCAGAGAAGTGCTTGTACTTAAAAACGGCGTTCTTTTCTGTGAAAACTGCAACAGGAGCGAAATGCGAAAAATAGCTCCTGATTATGGATCGCCTGAATTTGGGGAGATGAAAAAATGAAAGGAGAAACCAACATAAAGGATATCGAAAAACTAAACAAGGATATTGTGAGTTTGAGGAAGGAGGTTGACGACATGAAAGACGTCATTAGGGGACTAATACAGTTCATAATGAGGAAGGAAGATATTGACAGCGAGGAATATAACTGAGGGATGAAAATGATAGTACCGATGAAAATATTGGAAGAGAATTTGAACAAAAAAGTATCGTTATTGCTAAAGGATAACAGGACATTGGAAGGCGTATTGACAGGATACGACGAGTACATGAATATGGTCATGGGGTCGGTTGAGGAAACAGGAGAAGAACTTAACAGAAAACTTGGAACAGTAATAATCAGGGGAAGCAACGTAGTAAGAATTGTACCAATTTAATAAAACACCTCAATAAAAATAAATTTAATTATTAATTATTAATCATGCAATATGCCTTCGGTTAAAAGGAAAGATCCAAATAAAATTATAGCTCAAAGAAGAGAGAGCAATAACTTGAGGAATATTCCAGATATTCTAATACCGATTTGGCAGATTAAAATAAGAGAAAGATTTGGGATTGATGTA contains:
- a CDS encoding exosome complex RNA-binding protein Csl4; the encoded protein is MIGMGEEKTTYVIPGDVLAYSEEYLPGKNTLEENSRIISATSGEVKKNDKELVASVDNGIKRILPRIEDIVYGKIMKNDSRQVSIQIVGIEQNGILENYMADGYIRNMQDYKKEDRRAQTVHIGDLIRGKVIRVGQNLEITLNGNRLGVLKSRCSRCREVLVLKNGVLFCENCNRSEMRKIAPDYGSPEFGEMKK
- a CDS encoding LSM domain-containing protein, which produces MIVPMKILEENLNKKVSLLLKDNRTLEGVLTGYDEYMNMVMGSVEETGEELNRKLGTVIIRGSNVVRIVPI